The DNA region CACGACCTTCTGGATCGTGATCGAGTCGTCCGCGAGGAGAAGGGTCTTGGGCATGGGGCGGGTTTCCGGGCCGGTCCGGGCCTGTGGAGAGGATCCACTCCAGTACCGCCGGGATCCCTCGAATGTCAAGATTTGCGGGGCATTGCGCAGGGTTGGCGACACTCGGGCCCGCGCCGCGCCAGGCTGCGGCTAGCCCCCGAACAGCGCATCCCACGGCGGACGCAGCACGTCCTCGCCGCCCTCGCCGACCCCGAGCACGCGGTCGGCCACCACGCCGATGCCGGCGCCGCCCGCGTCGAGCAGGAGCACGGTGCGCCCCTCCCCTCCGGCGCCGCCGTACAGCACGGCCAGGTCCACCACCGGGTGGAGCGCGCGGCCGTGGTAGAGCAGCCCGCGGTGCGACGGCGGGGTGAGCGGCACGGGCGCGAGCGCCGGCTCCTCGAGCACCTGCAGGAGCAGCGCGAGCGGGACCGCGTACTCCCGCCCCGCCCGCGCGAAGCGCAGCTCGCGCTCCGCGCCGAGGCCGAGGTCGGGCGGCGGCTCGGCGGCGTCCAGCGCCGGCTCCAGCGGGGCGAAGCCGAGCGTCCCGACCGCCAGCTCCAGCGTCACCGCCCCGCCCATCACGATCGCGCCGGCGAACGGCGGGGGCTGCGGCAGCGGCGTGCGCGCGGGGAGCTGGAAGAACTCGGCCTCGGCGAGGTCCACGATCCCGTGCAGCGCCTCGACGCGCAGCGCCACGCGCGGGGGGCCCTCGGTGAGGAGCGCGAACGGGCACGGGCCGCCGGACAGGCCCAGCACGGTGGAGACGAACGCCGCCGGCACCGCCTCGCCCCGGGCGATCACCTCGCCGGCCGCCTCGGGGACGGCGACGATCTCCCGGAGCTGCGACAGGCGCAGCGCCAGGCGCACACCGCCGGCCGAGAAGAGGAGCGCCTTGCGGTCCGAGGGGAGCGACACGGCTCATGATATACGACGATCCGCGATGGCCTACTCGGTCCTCCTCGTGGACGACGAGCGCTTCGCGCGCACCGTGTACTCGGACTACCTGCGCGCCGCGGGGTACGAGGTCGAGCTCGCGGAGGACGCCGAGGCGGCGCTCGCCCTGCTGCGCCAGCGGCGCTTCGACGTGCTCCTCACCGACGTGATCCTCCCGGGCTCGTCCGGCCTCGACCTGCTCTCGGCCGCGAAGCAGCTCGACCCGAACCTCGAGGTCACGGTCATCACCGCGCTCGACAAGGTGGACCCGGCGGTGCGCGCCATGAAGTCGGGCGCCTCGGACTACCTCGTGAAGCCGGTCACGCCGGAGCAGCTC from Anaeromyxobacter dehalogenans 2CP-C includes:
- a CDS encoding chemotaxis protein CheW; this encodes MSLPSDRKALLFSAGGVRLALRLSQLREIVAVPEAAGEVIARGEAVPAAFVSTVLGLSGGPCPFALLTEGPPRVALRVEALHGIVDLAEAEFFQLPARTPLPQPPPFAGAIVMGGAVTLELAVGTLGFAPLEPALDAAEPPPDLGLGAERELRFARAGREYAVPLALLLQVLEEPALAPVPLTPPSHRGLLYHGRALHPVVDLAVLYGGAGGEGRTVLLLDAGGAGIGVVADRVLGVGEGGEDVLRPPWDALFGG